From the genome of Streptococcus lutetiensis, one region includes:
- the pth gene encoding aminoacyl-tRNA hydrolase — translation MVKMIVGLGNPGSKYHETRHNIGFMAIDRLAKDLNVTFSEDKNFKAEVGSAFINGEKVYLVKPTTFMNNSGIAVHALLTYYNIAIEDFMVIYDDLDMEVGRIRLRQKGSAGGHNGIKSIIAHTGTQAFDRIKVGIGRPKQGRSVVDHVLGKFDKDDYITVTNTLEKVNDTVQFYLQEADFVKTMQKFNG, via the coding sequence ATGGTAAAAATGATTGTTGGTCTGGGAAATCCAGGCAGTAAATATCACGAAACACGTCATAATATTGGATTTATGGCAATTGATCGTCTAGCTAAAGATTTGAATGTGACTTTTTCAGAAGACAAAAACTTCAAAGCAGAAGTTGGCTCTGCCTTTATCAATGGTGAAAAAGTGTACTTAGTCAAACCAACTACATTTATGAATAATTCAGGAATTGCGGTACATGCTTTGTTGACTTATTATAATATTGCCATCGAAGATTTTATGGTAATTTATGATGACCTAGATATGGAAGTCGGGCGTATTCGTCTTCGTCAAAAAGGCTCAGCTGGTGGTCATAATGGTATCAAGTCCATTATTGCTCATACAGGAACACAAGCGTTTGACCGTATTAAAGTTGGGATTGGACGTCCTAAACAAGGTCGCTCAGTCGTTGACCATGTGCTTGGAAAATTTGACAAGGATGACTATATCACAGTCACTAACACACTAGAAAAAGTTAATGATACTGTTCAATTTTATTTACAGGAAGCTGATTTTGTAAAAACAATGCAAAAATTTAATGGGTAA
- the mfd gene encoding transcription-repair coupling factor — protein sequence MNIIDLFSQNKLIQSWHAGVSNLGRQLIMGLSGASRALAIASAYQANEEKIVIITSTQNEVEKLASDLSSLIGEDKVYTFFADDVAAAEFIFASMDKAHSRLEALNFLQDKNQSGILITSLVGARVLLPSPKTYSESQLNFLVGDLYNLDKIVKILSNVGYQKVSQVLNPGEFSRRGDIVDIYEITADYPYRLEFFGDEVDGIRQFDAQTQKSLSNVEQVTIYPADELILSEEDFARASQAFEKYLETAKDDQQAYLSELYAATQEQYRHQDIRRFLSLFYAKEWTLLDYIPKGTPVFFDDFQKLVDRNTKFDLEVANLLTEDLQRGKAVSILVYFADIYKKLRQYQPATFFSNFHKGLGNLKFDKLHNFTQYPMQEFFNQFPLLIDEINRYQKSKATILVQSDTQHGVERLQENLQEYGLDLPIVGANDLQEHQAQLVVGDLSNGFYFADDKIVLITEHEIYHKKVKRRIRRSNISNAERLKDYNELSKGDYVVHHVHGIGQFLGIETIEIHGVHRDYLTIQYQGSSTISLPVEQIESLSKYVSADGKEPKINKLNDGRFQKTKQKVSKQVEDIADDLLKLYAERNQLKGFAFSPDDELQKEFDEDFAYVETEDQLRSIKEIKHDMEEEKPMDRLLVGDVGFGKTEVAMRAAFKAVKDHKQVAVLVPTTVLAQQHFTNFSERFENYPVAVDVLSRFQSKKEQAATLEKLKKGQVDIIIGTHRLLSKDVEFADLGLIIIDEEQRFGVKHKEKLKELKTKVDVLTLTATPIPRTLHMSMLGIRDLSVIETPPTNRYPVQTYVLETNPGLIREAIIREIDRGGQVFYVYNRVDTIDQKVSELQELVPEASIGFVHGQMSEIQLENTLMDFIEGVYDVLVATTIIETGVDISNVNTLFIENADHMGLSTLYQLRGRVGRSNRIAYAYLMYRPDKILNEVSEKRLDAIKGFTELGSGFKIAMRDLSIRGAGNILGASQSGFIDSVGFEMYSQLLEEAIAKKQGKSQARRKSNAEINLQIDAYLPSEYIDDERQKIEIYKRIREIDSLKDYQSLQDELIDRFGEYPDQVAYLLEIGLVKSYMDNAFTELVERKDNNLLVRFEKASLQHYLTQDYFEALSKTDLKARIGENQGRIDITFNVRGKKDYEILEELQKFGSMLAKIKARKTKED from the coding sequence ATGAATATTATTGATTTATTTAGCCAAAATAAGCTAATCCAAAGTTGGCATGCAGGCGTGTCTAATCTTGGTAGACAGCTTATTATGGGCTTGTCAGGAGCAAGTAGAGCTCTTGCTATAGCTTCAGCTTATCAAGCTAATGAAGAAAAAATAGTGATTATCACATCAACTCAAAATGAAGTTGAAAAATTGGCTAGTGATTTATCTAGTTTGATTGGTGAGGATAAGGTTTATACGTTTTTTGCGGATGATGTTGCTGCTGCAGAATTCATTTTTGCTTCGATGGATAAAGCTCATTCTCGCTTAGAAGCTTTGAATTTTTTACAAGATAAAAATCAATCAGGTATCTTGATTACGAGTTTAGTTGGTGCTCGTGTCTTGTTGCCAAGTCCTAAAACTTATTCAGAAAGTCAATTGAATTTTCTTGTCGGAGATCTTTACAACCTTGACAAGATTGTAAAGATCTTGTCAAATGTCGGTTATCAAAAAGTTTCTCAGGTTTTGAATCCAGGCGAGTTTAGCCGACGTGGTGATATTGTCGATATCTATGAGATTACAGCAGATTATCCGTACCGCTTGGAGTTCTTTGGTGATGAAGTTGATGGTATTCGTCAATTTGATGCACAGACTCAAAAATCTCTTAGCAATGTTGAACAAGTAACGATTTATCCAGCGGATGAGTTGATTTTGTCAGAAGAGGATTTTGCTAGAGCTAGTCAAGCTTTTGAGAAGTATCTTGAGACTGCAAAGGACGACCAACAAGCTTATTTGAGTGAACTGTATGCAGCAACACAAGAGCAGTATAGACATCAAGATATTAGACGTTTTTTGTCTCTTTTTTATGCTAAAGAGTGGACACTTCTCGATTATATTCCAAAAGGGACACCAGTCTTCTTTGATGATTTTCAAAAGCTGGTTGATCGCAACACTAAGTTTGATTTAGAGGTTGCTAATCTATTGACAGAAGATTTACAGCGTGGTAAAGCTGTGTCAATATTGGTTTACTTCGCTGATATTTATAAAAAATTACGTCAGTACCAGCCAGCGACCTTCTTTTCAAACTTTCATAAAGGCTTGGGAAATCTGAAATTTGATAAATTACACAATTTCACTCAATACCCAATGCAAGAATTTTTCAATCAATTTCCGTTGCTGATTGATGAAATTAATCGTTATCAAAAATCAAAAGCTACTATTTTAGTTCAATCAGATACGCAGCATGGGGTAGAACGTCTGCAAGAGAACCTGCAAGAATATGGTTTGGATTTACCGATAGTTGGTGCAAATGATTTACAAGAACATCAAGCGCAATTAGTAGTTGGCGATTTATCAAATGGTTTTTACTTTGCTGACGATAAAATTGTTTTAATCACTGAGCACGAAATTTATCATAAAAAAGTCAAACGTCGCATCCGTCGTTCAAATATCAGCAATGCAGAACGTTTGAAAGATTACAATGAGCTTTCTAAAGGTGATTATGTGGTTCACCATGTTCATGGAATTGGTCAATTTTTAGGGATTGAAACCATTGAAATTCATGGGGTACATCGTGACTATTTAACGATTCAATACCAAGGGTCTTCAACGATTTCTCTTCCTGTAGAACAAATTGAAAGTTTATCAAAATATGTTTCTGCAGATGGTAAAGAACCCAAAATCAATAAATTAAATGATGGGCGTTTCCAAAAGACCAAACAAAAAGTTTCTAAACAAGTTGAAGACATTGCTGATGATTTGTTGAAACTATATGCGGAACGCAATCAATTGAAAGGTTTTGCCTTCTCACCAGATGATGAGTTACAAAAAGAGTTTGATGAAGACTTTGCTTACGTAGAGACAGAAGACCAACTTCGTTCTATAAAAGAAATCAAACACGATATGGAAGAAGAAAAGCCAATGGATCGACTTTTGGTCGGTGATGTTGGTTTTGGTAAAACAGAGGTTGCCATGCGCGCAGCCTTTAAGGCTGTAAAAGACCACAAACAAGTAGCCGTCTTGGTACCGACTACTGTTCTTGCTCAACAGCACTTCACAAATTTCTCAGAGCGTTTTGAGAATTATCCTGTAGCGGTTGATGTGCTTAGTCGTTTCCAAAGTAAAAAAGAGCAGGCAGCCACTTTGGAAAAATTGAAAAAAGGTCAAGTTGATATTATTATCGGAACTCACCGATTGTTATCAAAAGATGTAGAGTTTGCAGATTTGGGCTTGATTATTATCGATGAAGAGCAACGTTTTGGCGTTAAACACAAGGAAAAATTAAAAGAGCTTAAGACTAAAGTTGATGTTTTAACCTTAACAGCAACTCCAATTCCTCGTACACTTCACATGTCTATGCTTGGTATCCGTGATTTATCTGTGATTGAAACACCACCGACAAATCGTTACCCTGTTCAGACTTATGTCTTGGAAACTAATCCAGGTCTAATTCGTGAGGCGATTATTCGTGAAATTGATCGTGGTGGTCAAGTTTTCTACGTTTACAATCGCGTTGACACGATTGATCAAAAGGTTTCTGAGTTACAAGAATTGGTGCCTGAAGCAAGTATTGGATTTGTTCATGGTCAAATGAGTGAAATTCAGCTTGAAAATACCTTGATGGACTTTATCGAAGGTGTTTACGATGTTCTCGTTGCCACAACGATTATTGAGACGGGTGTTGATATTTCTAATGTCAATACACTTTTCATTGAAAATGCTGATCACATGGGCTTGTCAACCTTGTATCAACTTCGTGGTCGTGTTGGTCGTTCAAATCGTATTGCTTATGCTTATCTCATGTATCGTCCAGATAAGATTTTGAACGAAGTCTCTGAGAAACGTTTGGATGCCATCAAAGGATTTACAGAGCTTGGTTCTGGGTTCAAAATTGCTATGCGTGACTTATCCATTCGTGGTGCGGGAAATATTTTGGGTGCCTCACAGAGCGGCTTTATTGATTCTGTCGGTTTTGAGATGTATTCTCAATTATTAGAAGAAGCGATTGCTAAGAAACAAGGTAAATCCCAAGCACGTCGTAAGAGTAATGCTGAAATTAACCTCCAAATCGATGCTTATCTTCCAAGCGAGTACATTGATGATGAACGTCAAAAAATCGAGATTTACAAACGTATCCGTGAAATTGATAGTCTTAAAGATTACCAAAGTTTACAAGATGAATTGATTGACCGTTTTGGAGAATACCCAGATCAGGTAGCTTACCTTCTTGAGATTGGTCTTGTGAAATCCTACATGGACAATGCCTTTACAGAACTTGTTGAACGTAAAGATAATAATCTTTTGGTGCGTTTTGAAAAAGCTTCGCTACAACATTATTTGACTCAAGATTATTTTGAGGCTCTTTCTAAGACAGATTTGAAAGCTCGAATCGGTGAGAATCAAGGTAGAATTGACATTACCTTTAATGTCAGAGGTAAAAAGGACTATGAAATTTTAGAAGAACTCCAAAAATTTGGTAGCATGCTAGCTAAGATTAAAGCAAGAAAAACTAAAGAAGATTAA
- a CDS encoding helix-turn-helix domain-containing protein, with translation MELERRLAELRREKNLSQEELAEKLYVSRQTISNWERDKTYPDINSLLLMANYFDVSLDHLIKGDVDIMKHQVDQSQFKKWLILGGISWFIFSVAFGTRYLFDKGQVVAILTLLALPVAYSLFQILYIVKNREPQTYTDILNFFNPEKKVKINFFREVRFVFSLLTITWFIFFVGVAVSTLVFY, from the coding sequence ATGGAACTTGAACGCAGATTAGCTGAATTGAGAAGAGAAAAGAATCTCTCTCAAGAAGAGTTAGCAGAAAAACTTTATGTTTCACGTCAAACAATTTCTAATTGGGAGAGGGACAAGACTTACCCAGATATTAATTCACTTTTGTTGATGGCTAATTATTTTGATGTTTCCTTAGATCATCTAATTAAAGGAGATGTTGATATTATGAAACATCAGGTTGACCAGTCGCAATTTAAGAAATGGCTTATCCTTGGAGGAATTTCTTGGTTTATTTTTTCAGTTGCGTTTGGAACACGTTATTTATTTGATAAAGGGCAAGTAGTTGCTATTTTGACTTTATTAGCATTGCCAGTTGCCTATTCTCTTTTTCAAATATTATATATCGTAAAAAATCGCGAACCTCAGACCTATACAGACATTCTCAATTTTTTTAATCCAGAGAAAAAAGTTAAGATAAACTTTTTTAGAGAAGTACGGTTTGTCTTTAGTTTGTTAACTATCACTTGGTTTATTTTCTTTGTTGGAGTTGCCGTTTCTACCCTAGTTTTTTATTAA
- a CDS encoding RNA-binding S4 domain-containing protein translates to MRLDKYLKVSRIIKRRPVAKEVADKGRIKVNGILAKSSTDLKINDEVEIRFGNKLLTVRVLEMKDSTKKEDATKMYEIINETRIEADGEA, encoded by the coding sequence ATGAGATTAGATAAATATTTAAAAGTATCCCGTATTATAAAACGCCGTCCAGTTGCTAAAGAAGTAGCTGATAAAGGGCGTATTAAAGTAAATGGTATCTTAGCTAAATCATCAACTGATTTGAAAATTAACGATGAAGTTGAAATTCGTTTTGGAAATAAATTACTGACAGTGCGCGTTTTGGAAATGAAAGATAGTACCAAAAAAGAAGATGCTACTAAGATGTATGAAATTATTAATGAAACAAGGATAGAAGCGGATGGAGAAGCCTAA
- a CDS encoding FtsB family cell division protein: MEKPNIVQLNNQYINDENTKKRYMEEENRKRNRFMGWILIVVMLLFILPTYNLVKSYQTLQERKDKVVSLQKTYDNLVVETDAEKVLANRLKDENYVEKYARAKYYLSRSGETVYPLPNLLPK; encoded by the coding sequence ATGGAGAAGCCTAATATCGTTCAATTGAACAATCAATACATCAATGATGAAAATACCAAAAAACGTTACATGGAAGAAGAAAATCGTAAACGTAATCGTTTTATGGGATGGATTTTGATTGTTGTTATGTTGTTGTTTATTTTGCCAACTTACAACCTAGTTAAAAGTTACCAAACCTTACAAGAGCGTAAAGATAAAGTCGTGTCACTTCAGAAAACTTACGACAATCTTGTTGTAGAAACAGACGCTGAAAAAGTCTTGGCAAACCGCTTAAAAGACGAGAACTACGTTGAAAAGTATGCTCGTGCAAAATATTATTTATCACGCTCAGGCGAAACGGTTTACCCATTGCCAAATCTATTACCAAAATAA
- a CDS encoding SP_0009 family protein yields the protein MENLIETIEKFLAYSDEKLEELAEENQKLREENHQSTKKE from the coding sequence ATGGAAAATTTAATCGAAACTATTGAAAAATTTTTAGCTTATTCTGATGAAAAGCTAGAAGAATTGGCTGAAGAAAATCAAAAATTACGAGAAGAAAATCACCAATCAACTAAAAAAGAATGA
- a CDS encoding serine hydrolase — translation MKKLFAVMLIPFFLTSLSAVSTEKDVDLSNAAKYQLTASVLASTTYFDTVPSNPVLAKTSEVYKDSNLTVVSRTIAANSQLDIDNILINDNSQPVFELSDGNYIEASRQLIYDDVILSQVPLSAKYWLKDDFQVYQLPYVIGTQEEQTDLTAYQAVTVSQKATTHHGTYYKVDGKGWISEEALSSTGNRMEKVQQVLNQKYNKGNYSIYVKQLSTRETAGINPDTTMYAASIAKLATLYYVEEKIQDGSVKMDDKLKYTADVNTFAKAYNPSGSGKISKTADNKDYSIEDLLKAVCQNSDNVATNILGYYVAKQYGDHFTSDISAITNTNFDMKTREMSSKTAADLMEAIYQQNGEVISYLSSTAFDNARISKDINVQVAHKIGDAYDYRHDVAIVYADQPFILSIFTNNASYDDISNIANDVYNILK, via the coding sequence ATGAAAAAACTATTCGCAGTGATGCTAATACCATTTTTCTTGACTTCTCTTTCTGCTGTTAGTACCGAAAAAGATGTAGACTTAAGCAACGCAGCAAAATATCAATTGACAGCTAGTGTGTTAGCATCGACAACTTACTTTGATACTGTGCCATCAAACCCTGTTCTTGCTAAAACTAGCGAGGTGTATAAAGATAGTAATCTGACAGTTGTTTCTAGAACAATCGCTGCTAATAGTCAATTGGATATTGATAACATTCTGATTAACGATAATTCGCAACCTGTTTTTGAGTTGTCTGACGGTAATTATATCGAGGCTAGTCGCCAATTGATATATGATGATGTCATTCTTAGTCAAGTGCCCCTTTCAGCGAAATATTGGTTAAAAGATGATTTTCAAGTTTATCAATTACCATATGTTATTGGAACACAAGAAGAACAAACAGATTTAACTGCTTATCAAGCAGTAACTGTTTCACAAAAAGCGACAACTCATCATGGAACTTATTACAAAGTTGATGGTAAAGGTTGGATTAGCGAAGAAGCTCTTTCTAGTACTGGTAATCGTATGGAAAAAGTTCAGCAGGTTCTCAATCAGAAATACAATAAAGGTAACTATTCCATCTACGTTAAACAACTGTCAACCCGAGAAACAGCAGGGATTAATCCTGATACCACAATGTACGCAGCTAGTATTGCCAAATTAGCGACACTATATTATGTTGAAGAAAAAATTCAGGATGGCAGTGTTAAGATGGATGATAAATTGAAATACACTGCTGATGTGAACACTTTTGCCAAAGCTTATAACCCAAGTGGTAGCGGAAAAATTAGCAAGACAGCTGATAATAAGGATTACAGCATTGAAGATTTATTAAAAGCTGTTTGTCAGAACTCTGATAACGTAGCGACAAATATTTTAGGGTATTATGTTGCTAAACAATATGGTGACCATTTCACTTCAGATATTAGTGCGATAACCAATACTAATTTTGATATGAAGACACGCGAAATGTCTTCTAAAACAGCTGCTGATTTAATGGAAGCTATTTATCAGCAAAATGGCGAAGTCATTTCGTATTTGTCATCTACTGCTTTTGACAATGCACGTATCTCTAAAGATATTAATGTTCAAGTAGCTCATAAAATTGGTGATGCTTACGACTACAGACATGACGTTGCTATTGTTTATGCTGATCAACCGTTCATCTTATCAATTTTTACCAATAATGCTTCTTACGACGATATTTCAAATATCGCTAATGACGTTTACAATATTTTAAAATAA
- the tilS gene encoding tRNA lysidine(34) synthetase TilS, with amino-acid sequence MYDKLVKEIQKKAYFAKHKKVLIAVSGGVDSMNLLHFLYTYRKNLGIEIAIAHVNHKQRLESDTEEAYLREWAKEHQIPIYVAYFSGTFSETAARDFRYKFFKELMSNYHYTALVTAHHADDQAETIFMRLLRGSRLRHLSAMQTVNAFGDGELIRPFLAYSKKELPNIFHFEDDSNRSLDFLRNRIRNRYFPMLEEENPKFKQALRYLGKESQQLFQAFQDLTKNIDTTNCSQFLAQTPAVQTILFQNYLENFPELQVSHRQFEEMLHLLRNKSNANYHVKSDYWLFKDYETFQVKKISPKTDGELAQKMLEYNSIVNYGQFQFQFVSKDKEGIAVYSLNPIILRKRQEGDRIDFGDFSKKLRRLFIDEKIPSQERANAIIGEQDGKIIFVQVADKTYLRKPSKHDIMEGKLYIEKNRNR; translated from the coding sequence ATGTATGATAAATTAGTAAAAGAAATTCAAAAAAAGGCTTATTTTGCCAAACACAAAAAAGTTTTAATAGCTGTATCAGGTGGAGTAGATTCTATGAATCTGCTACACTTTTTGTATACATACCGAAAAAATCTTGGAATAGAAATTGCTATTGCTCACGTGAATCATAAACAACGTCTTGAATCAGATACTGAGGAAGCTTATTTGCGAGAATGGGCAAAAGAGCACCAAATTCCAATTTATGTAGCCTACTTTTCTGGGACTTTTTCAGAAACAGCTGCGCGTGATTTTCGTTACAAATTTTTTAAAGAGCTGATGAGTAACTATCATTATACAGCACTTGTAACAGCGCATCATGCTGATGATCAAGCAGAGACGATTTTTATGCGTCTGTTACGCGGCAGTCGTTTACGACATTTATCAGCAATGCAAACCGTGAATGCATTTGGTGATGGTGAACTGATTCGTCCATTTTTGGCCTATTCAAAAAAAGAGCTACCTAATATTTTTCATTTTGAAGATGACAGCAATCGCTCTTTAGATTTTTTGAGAAATCGTATTAGGAATCGCTATTTTCCAATGCTAGAGGAAGAAAATCCTAAATTTAAACAAGCCCTTCGTTATCTGGGAAAGGAAAGTCAGCAACTTTTCCAAGCTTTTCAGGATTTAACAAAGAATATTGATACGACAAATTGTTCTCAATTTTTAGCTCAGACTCCTGCAGTTCAAACAATTCTTTTTCAAAATTACCTTGAAAACTTTCCTGAATTGCAAGTGTCTCATAGACAATTTGAGGAAATGTTGCATCTTTTAAGAAATAAATCTAATGCTAACTATCATGTGAAATCAGATTACTGGCTGTTTAAAGATTATGAAACATTTCAAGTGAAAAAAATCAGCCCTAAGACCGATGGGGAACTAGCTCAAAAGATGCTAGAATATAACAGTATAGTCAATTATGGTCAGTTTCAATTTCAATTTGTTAGCAAAGATAAGGAAGGCATAGCCGTTTACAGTTTAAATCCTATTATTTTGAGAAAAAGACAGGAAGGTGACCGCATTGATTTTGGAGATTTTTCGAAAAAATTGCGTAGGCTTTTTATCGATGAGAAAATTCCAAGTCAAGAACGTGCTAATGCCATTATCGGCGAGCAGGACGGAAAAATTATTTTTGTCCAGGTTGCTGATAAAACTTATTTGAGAAAACCTTCTAAACATGATATAATGGAGGGCAAATTGTATATTGAAAAAAATAGAAATAGGTGA
- the hpt gene encoding hypoxanthine phosphoribosyltransferase: MLEQDIEKVLYSEEEIIAKTKELGAQLTKDYEGKNPLLIGVLKGSVPFMAELIKHIDTHVEIDFMVVSSYHGGVKSSGEVKILKDVDTNIEGRDVVFIEDIIDTGRTLKYLRDMFKYRKANSVKIATLFDKPEGRVVDIEADYVCYDVPNEFIVGFGLDYAERYRNLPYVGVLKKEIYSN, encoded by the coding sequence ATGCTTGAACAAGATATTGAAAAAGTGTTGTATTCTGAAGAGGAGATTATTGCCAAAACCAAAGAATTAGGCGCACAACTTACAAAAGACTATGAAGGTAAAAATCCTCTATTAATTGGTGTTTTGAAAGGTTCTGTACCTTTTATGGCAGAATTGATTAAACATATCGATACACATGTCGAAATTGATTTTATGGTTGTCTCTAGCTACCACGGCGGAGTAAAAAGCAGTGGTGAAGTAAAAATCCTTAAAGACGTTGATACGAATATTGAAGGTCGTGATGTTGTCTTTATCGAAGATATTATCGATACAGGCCGTACTCTAAAATACCTTCGTGATATGTTCAAATACCGTAAAGCAAATTCAGTAAAAATTGCAACCCTTTTTGATAAACCAGAAGGTCGTGTTGTTGACATCGAAGCTGATTATGTCTGCTACGATGTTCCAAATGAATTCATTGTAGGGTTTGGTCTTGACTATGCTGAACGTTACCGTAATTTACCATATGTTGGCGTTTTGAAAAAAGAAATCTATTCAAATTAG
- the ftsH gene encoding ATP-dependent zinc metalloprotease FtsH: protein MKNNKNNGFVKNSFIYILVIIAAITAFQYYLRGTSTQSQQINYSTLIKEIKAGDIKSITYQPNGSIIEVSGKYSKPKKTKSSASLPFLEGNNSTSVTEFTSIILPSDSSIDTLTKAAEKADVDVNIKQESSSGAWLSLALTYLPLILMIAFFFMMMNQGGNGARGAMSFGKNRAKSQNKGDVKVRFSDVAGAEEEKQELVEVVDFLKNPKKYKALGARIPAGVLLEGPPGTGKTLLAKSVAGEAGVPFFSISGSDFVEMFVGVGASRVRSLFEDAKKAERAIIFIDEIDAVGRRRGAGMGGGNDEREQTLNQLLIEMDGFEGNENIIVIAATNRSDVLDPALLRPGRFDRKILVGSPDVKGREAILRVHAKNKPLAEDVNLKVVAQQTPGFVGADLENVLNEAALVAARRNKTKIDASDIDEAEDRVIAGPSKKDRTISQREREMVAYHEAGHTIVGLVLSSARVVHKVTIVPRGRAGGYMIALPKEDQMLHSKSDLKEQLAGLMGGRVAEEIIFNAQTTGASNDFEQATQLARAMVTEYGMSEKLGPVQYEGNHAIMAGQVSPEKSYSSQTAQMIDDEVRALLNEARNKAADIINNNRETHKLIAEALLKYETLDAAQIKSIYETGKVPEELENDTEEAHALSYDELKEKMDDSEE, encoded by the coding sequence ATGAAGAATAACAAAAATAATGGCTTTGTTAAAAATTCCTTTATTTATATTCTGGTTATTATTGCGGCTATTACCGCATTTCAATACTATTTGAGAGGAACAAGTACACAAAGCCAGCAAATTAATTACTCGACTTTGATTAAAGAAATTAAAGCGGGTGATATTAAATCGATTACTTACCAGCCAAACGGTAGCATCATTGAAGTAAGTGGTAAGTATTCGAAACCTAAAAAGACAAAATCAAGTGCCTCTCTTCCTTTCTTAGAAGGAAATAACTCAACATCAGTTACTGAGTTTACATCAATTATTTTACCAAGTGATTCTTCTATTGATACACTTACTAAAGCAGCTGAAAAAGCTGATGTTGATGTAAACATTAAGCAAGAAAGTTCAAGCGGAGCTTGGCTATCTTTGGCACTAACTTATCTTCCACTCATCTTAATGATTGCCTTCTTCTTCATGATGATGAATCAAGGTGGTAATGGTGCACGTGGTGCGATGAGTTTTGGTAAGAATCGAGCTAAGTCACAAAATAAAGGTGATGTTAAAGTAAGATTCTCTGATGTTGCTGGAGCAGAAGAAGAAAAACAAGAACTTGTTGAAGTTGTTGATTTCTTGAAAAATCCTAAGAAATATAAAGCACTTGGTGCTCGTATCCCAGCTGGTGTCCTTCTTGAAGGCCCTCCAGGAACAGGTAAAACATTACTTGCGAAATCTGTTGCTGGTGAGGCTGGCGTCCCATTCTTCTCAATTTCAGGTTCTGATTTTGTTGAAATGTTTGTGGGTGTCGGTGCGAGTCGAGTTCGCTCACTCTTTGAAGATGCTAAAAAAGCTGAACGTGCGATTATCTTTATCGATGAAATTGATGCTGTTGGTCGCAGACGTGGTGCTGGTATGGGTGGCGGAAATGATGAACGCGAACAAACTCTTAACCAACTCCTTATTGAAATGGATGGTTTTGAAGGAAACGAAAACATTATCGTTATTGCCGCAACTAACCGTAGTGATGTCTTAGACCCTGCTCTTTTACGTCCAGGACGTTTTGACCGTAAGATTCTTGTAGGAAGTCCAGACGTTAAGGGACGTGAAGCTATTCTTCGAGTACACGCTAAAAACAAACCATTGGCAGAAGATGTTAACTTAAAAGTCGTTGCGCAACAAACACCTGGATTTGTCGGTGCTGATCTTGAAAATGTCTTGAATGAAGCTGCCTTGGTTGCTGCACGTCGTAACAAAACTAAAATTGATGCTTCAGATATTGATGAAGCTGAAGATAGAGTTATTGCAGGTCCTTCTAAGAAAGACCGTACGATTTCACAACGTGAACGCGAAATGGTTGCTTACCATGAAGCTGGACACACAATCGTTGGTTTAGTGCTCTCAAGTGCCCGCGTTGTCCATAAAGTTACAATTGTCCCTCGTGGACGTGCTGGTGGATATATGATTGCTCTTCCAAAAGAAGATCAAATGTTACACTCTAAGTCTGATCTTAAAGAACAGTTGGCTGGTTTGATGGGTGGTCGTGTTGCTGAAGAAATCATCTTCAATGCTCAAACAACTGGTGCATCAAACGACTTCGAACAAGCAACTCAATTAGCTCGTGCAATGGTAACTGAATATGGTATGAGTGAAAAACTAGGTCCTGTTCAATATGAAGGTAACCATGCTATCATGGCTGGTCAAGTTTCTCCGGAAAAATCATATTCATCTCAAACAGCACAAATGATTGATGATGAAGTTCGTGCGCTTCTAAACGAAGCACGTAATAAAGCAGCTGATATCATCAATAATAATCGAGAAACTCACAAACTTATTGCAGAAGCACTTCTTAAATATGAAACACTTGATGCTGCACAAATTAAATCTATCTATGAAACAGGTAAGGTTCCTGAAGAATTAGAAAATGATACTGAAGAGGCACACGCCCTTTCATATGATGAACTCAAAGAAAAGATGGATGATTCTGAAGAATAA